In a single window of the Pieris rapae chromosome 9, ilPieRapa1.1, whole genome shotgun sequence genome:
- the LOC110992622 gene encoding uncharacterized protein LOC110992622, which translates to MKIVLSLIIYAASVCADDNEERRSKLPYIADAAGISIPRPSNLPATVGSPVNLLTPDRYEFYTFDESGELVKRLMTLEEIQAIVAAGEDADGLVTFANENQPTIAFNFSQPPYTKVNSVVTNVQNVLKAQMEAHKNNPLMQPTLDTPDVSDSWSLILPSIFGNTGVDIVPDKTSGTFITPETETIEDDNLNGDYLYAFNKEANSASFSRPIETSTKVSPKLETKSPKTTVAPVTHLMTKPSTVRLETKPVTLKPSTTTVKATTVKRKVSTTTIEPLASSTAIHKDSITTASTVQKIATKSEVTTKLPSTKNDVKISTENLINSLLTTRKNVQATTEKIQSIFVPVSTIPYSTQKTTNVSINHSTKSPVVDFKKPQVTPLIESSSLNKGDEYNKINSTTITTQSVSLSTVPSSTEEITSEKYLQSSQSEQKGENALDTEEPILPMFDFAQSISQIASDLGGNYAPLPTANNIVDSSKENNINIMESKENIDIDIPQEAEKIIEKQENVTDNYVKVTTLNANHSSEQSINQTKHKQDELNSNENTTFFPEETKIETTTAADVIETTTFDLILADSMEDLLSQVVYQTNNIVSSRDEENELNNTRPDLNTTLKDTYENTNISTESPVEISTSIITENLSKNIDQPIITEENVTIKITEELTTERSYKNDDRPNFLPISSSENKSIPEILKLYDDKQNTIISSTLATISGSNTLNDSIDINKYSVSNKQNIETTTVLNKVETTTSTLIKDLNSASNENKLNAVSINKLNKVQNKIYVNLPKADEFKKKIQKINIDDKEFANERNNSWKLIPTVPPPKSQSETNNRYKPEGFYTPESNSNKHISLDVSKENQGLVVTTKDLGDDILQFVELCNELAFQYWNDMTQNIDKKRSFVFSPYAITSMLAMMFMGARGATSGEMNDILKLDDMVTFNPHFTLRNVSDSIDVSSASGVAVSAFIRELYSDRSKGKILTFYKERAQQFYNGHVEEINFKLISDVIRRRTNLLVKRYTMGRITEYMKTNSIVMQPPLAAFSMNIFETDCTGSSVDGRDGEMYFVVSPNVRQRRLVPVPAVVYRSNFLAGYDPVLDATAATLGNTNSIISTLFLMPGQQGNIVHGEDLETLEKRLLASNPTTSWNRLLRTLLPRQGLELQIPRFSHKSIFNVSSSLRKMGLKDLFNQEHADLGGLNGPSKNLYLSDMVQLSNFVTCGEGIVSEQHHVEEYPETLDEKIQRRRSARWLNWDEPRDYQRAFHDPHDVGEAMHLPLHLRPRQARLPARSQPARLKFDRPFLYFVRHNPSGMILYVGRYNPRLLP; encoded by the exons ATGAAAATAGTCCTGAGTTTAATCATTTACGCCGCTAGTGTGTGTGCTGACGACAATGAAGAAAG gcGATCCAAATTACCATACATCGCTGATGCGGCTGGCATCTCTATTCCACGACCTTCAAACCTACCAGCAACGGTTGGAAGTCCGGTGAATTTACTTACACCTGACAGATATGAATTCTATACATTTGATGAATCGGGAGAGTTAGTCAAAAGATTAATGACGTTAGAGGAAATACAGGCTATAGTCGCAGCAGGAGAAGATGCAGATGGACTAGTTACGTTTGCTAACGAAAATCAACCAACTATCGCTTTTAATTTCAGTCAACCTCCATACACAAAAGTAAATAGTGTCGTAACTAATGTACAAAATGTGTTAAAAGCCCAAATGGAGGctcataaaaataatccaCTTATGCAGCCTACATTAGATACGCCTGACGTTTCTGATTCATGGAGTTTAATTTTACCTTCAATTTTTGGCAACACAGGAGTTGATATTGTACCAGACAAGACTTCTGGGACCTTTATTACCCCAGAAACTGAAACTATTGAAGATGACAATTTAAATGGAGACTATTTGTATGCGTTTAACAAGGAAGCCAACTCGGCATCTTTTTCAAGACCCATTGAAACAAGTACTAAAGTATCTCCGAAGCTTGAAACAAAAAGTCCTAAAACAACTGTTGCTCCTGTTACGCATCTTATGACAAAGCCAAGCACAGTTCGTTTAGAAACTAAACCAGTTACATTAAAACCCTCGACTACGACTGTAAAGGCAACAACAGTAAAACGAAAAGTTTCTACAACTACAATCGAACCACTTGCATCGAGTACAGCTATTCATAAAGATAGCATCACCACCGCTTCCACTGTACAAAAGATTGCTACAAAATCTGAAGTAACGACAAAACTACCAAGCACGAAGAATGATGTAAAAATAAGTACTGAAAACCTCATAAATAGTCTATTGACTACAAGAAAAAATGTTCAAGCTACAACTGAAAAAATACAGAGCATATTCGTACCAGTCTCTACGATTCCATACAGTACTCAAAAAACGACGAATGTATCTATAAACCACAGCACAAAGTCACCAGtagtagattttaaaaaaccaCAGGTAACACCATTAATTGAATCGAGTTCTCTTAATAAAGGTgatgaatataacaaaataaactctACTACTATAACAACACAATCTGTATCATTGTCGACTGTTCCTTCGTCTACTGAAGAAATAACGTCGGAAAAATACTTGCAATCATCTCAAAGTGAACAAAAGGGTGAAAATGCATTGGATACAGAGGAACCAATTTTACCAATGTTTGATTTTGCGCAAAGTATTAGTCAAATTGCATCTGATTTAGGTGGTAACTATGCTCCATTGCCTACAGCAAACAATATTGTCGATtcttcaaaagaaaataacattaacattatgGAAAGCAAAGAAAATATCGATATTGACATTCCTCAAGAAGCTGAAAAGATAATTGAAAAGCAAGAAAACGTCACTGATAACTATGTCAAAGTAACCACATTAAATGCAAATCACAGTAGTGAACAAAGTATAAATCAAActaaacataaacaagatGAATTAAATAGCAATGAAAATACTACGTTTTTTCCAGAGGAGACTAAAATAGAAACTACAACTGCTGCAGATGTAATTGAAACTACAACATTCGATTTAATTTTAGCTGATTCTATGGAAGATCTGTTATCTCAAGTTgtttatcaaacaaataatatagtatcTTCCCGAGATGAGGAAAACGAATTGAATAATACTAGGCCAGATTTAAATACAACTCTAAAAGATACTTATgagaatacaaatatttctactGAATCCCCAGTAGAAATTTCAACAAGTATTATAACAGAAAATCTAAGCAAAAATATTGATCAACCCATTATAACTGAAGAAAACGTGACCATTAAAATAACAGAAGAGTTAACAACTGAAAGAAGTTATAAAAACGATGATAGACCTAACTTTTTACCTATTTCAAGTTCTGAGAATAAATCCATTCCAGAGATTTTAAAACTCTATGACgacaaacaaaatacaattatttcttcAACATTAGCAACAATCTCAGGATCTAATACTTTAAATGATAGTatagacataaataaatacagtgtttcgaataaacaaaacatagaaACAACTACTGTGCTAAACAAAGTAGAAACAACCACTTCTACATTAATAAAGGATTTAAATTCCGCTtctaatgaaaataaacttaatgcAGTTAGCATTAATAAACTGAACAAagttcaaaacaaaatttacgtTAACTTACCGAAAGCAGATGaattcaaaaagaaaatacaaaaaattaatattgacgaTAAGGAATTTGCCAACGAACGTAATAATTCATGGAAACTTATACCTACCGTGCCTCCACCAAAGTCACAAAGCGAAACGAATAATAGATATAAACCAGAAGGATTTTACACCCCAGAAAGCAACTCTAATAAGCACATATCATTAGACGTGTCGAAGGAAAATCAAGGACTAGTAGTAACCACTAAAGATCTAGGTGAcgatattttacaatttgtagAATTATGCAATGAATTGGCATTTCAATATTGGAATGATATGACACAAAATATAGACAAAAAGCgcagttttgttttttcacCTTATGCTATAACATCTATGCTGGCTATGATGTTTATGGGAGCTCGAGGTGCCACATCAGGTGAAATGAACGATATATTGAAACTTGATGACATGGTGACATTTAACCCCCACTTTACTTTAAGGAATGTGTCAGATTCTATAGACGTTTCCTCTGCATCTGGAGTAGCAGTGTCGGCATTTATAAGAGAATTATACAGTGACAGAAGTAAGGGTAAAATTTTGACTTTCTATAAAGAAAGGGCTCAACAGTTTTACAATGGACATGTAGAGGAAatcaactttaaattaataagtgaTGTTATTCGCCGAAGAACTAATCTCTTAGTTAAGAGGTATACGATGGGCAGAATAACGGAATACATGAAGACCAATTCTATCGTAATGCAACCACCGCTAGCAGCATTCTCCATGAATATTTTTGAG aCTGACTGTACCGGTTCATCAGTAGATGGAAGAGATGGGGAGATGTACTTTGTTGTTTCACCTAATGTACGACAGAGGCGATTAGTTCCCGTTCCAGCTGTGGTTTACAGAAGTAACTTCTTAGCTGGTTATGATCCAGTTTTAGATGCTACTGCCGCTACATTAGGAAATACTAACTCAATCATCAGCACTCTTTTCCTCATGCCTGGTCAACAAGGAAACATAGTCCACGGTGAGGATCTAGAAACGCTAGAAAAAAGACTATTAGCATCAAACCCTACAACATCATGGAACCGGCTTTTACGCACCTTACTTCCACGTCAGGGCCTAGAGCTACAAATACCAAGGTTTTCTCACAAGTCTATTTTCAATGTGTCATCTTCGTTGCGAAAGATGGGATTAAAGGATCTCTTTAACCAGGAACATGCAGATTTGGGCGGACTTAATGGTCCGTCCAAAAATTTGTATCTATCTGATATGGTCCAACTTTCAAATTTCGTTACATGTGGCGAAGGTATTGTTTCTGAACAACATCATGTTGAGGAATACCCAGAAACCCTAGATGAGAAAATTCAAAGGCGTAGAAGTGCTAGATGGTTGAATTGGGATGAGCCGAGAGATTATCAAAGGGCTTTTCATGATCCACATGATGTTGGAGAAGCAATGCATCTTCCGTTACATTTAAGGCCGAGACAGGCAAGATTGCCTGCTCGATCCCAGCCAGCGAGATTGAAATTTGATAGACCGTTCCTATACTTCGTCAGACATAATCCATCAGGCATGATATTGTATGTGGGGAGATATAATCCAAGACTTTTGCCGTGA